In Ferrimicrobium sp., a single window of DNA contains:
- a CDS encoding rod shape-determining protein: MTLASEAAYDLDRKEVRVIGSEAAQEVLRSGSKTKLVKIMQRGAPADPEAVSGFLKLALRSIGVRSFARSEVLFSATTHASPLDTASLKRCFEDLNAKPVTPLETPIAATAGINEDVLGEVGTMTVVLGESLVEAGIVSFGKLASRASATASVSTLRQAIRESVKATCDLVISEEVANDILTQLVDFERAHRGAQAKIWGRSLANGESASGMILEDVIFASILPTLDLIIQTITDCITKAPNQLVTDVADRGLWLLGGGAHLVGLAAELERRLGVEVHCIAEPELAVARGLSVVHATNPKTIYW, encoded by the coding sequence ATGACCCTTGCCTCGGAGGCTGCCTATGACCTTGATCGCAAGGAGGTTCGGGTTATAGGATCCGAGGCAGCCCAAGAGGTGCTGCGCAGTGGCTCGAAGACCAAACTCGTCAAGATCATGCAACGGGGAGCGCCGGCTGATCCCGAGGCCGTCAGCGGCTTCTTGAAGCTCGCGCTGCGCTCAATCGGGGTTCGTTCATTCGCGCGCTCCGAGGTTCTCTTCAGTGCGACCACTCATGCCTCCCCACTCGACACCGCTTCGCTGAAGCGCTGCTTTGAGGATTTGAATGCAAAGCCGGTCACCCCACTCGAGACGCCGATCGCCGCCACGGCGGGCATCAACGAGGACGTACTCGGAGAGGTCGGCACCATGACGGTCGTGCTCGGTGAATCACTCGTTGAGGCCGGCATCGTCTCGTTTGGCAAGCTCGCCTCCCGCGCGAGTGCCACCGCAAGCGTGAGTACGCTTCGACAGGCGATCCGCGAATCCGTCAAGGCCACCTGTGACCTCGTCATCTCCGAAGAGGTCGCCAATGACATCCTCACCCAGCTTGTCGACTTTGAGCGCGCGCATCGTGGTGCTCAGGCCAAGATCTGGGGGCGCAGCCTTGCCAATGGTGAGAGCGCCAGCGGTATGATTCTTGAGGATGTGATCTTCGCATCCATTCTCCCGACCTTGGACCTCATCATCCAGACGATTACCGACTGCATCACCAAGGCGCCCAACCAACTGGTGACCGACGTTGCCGATCGAGGACTCTGGCTTCTTGGTGGCGGAGCCCATCTCGTCGGTCTCGCCGCTGAGCTAGAGCGAAGGCTCGGCGTCGAGGTTCATTGCATCGCAGAACCCGAGCTCGCGGTGGCCCGAGGGCTGTCGGTTGTCCACGCGACAAACCCAAAAACGATCTACTGGTAA
- a CDS encoding molybdenum cofactor biosynthesis protein MoaE, whose product METPRQQSPWREQTASRWLEVTDATLQVGPAYDFLNRVDAGAVVLFSGTVRTYSAEMDDVTAINYEAYLDLVAERFGEIATTIERSFDEVRAVVLIHRIGEVLLGDSSVLVGCAAGHRDAAFGAARYGIDTIKVAAPIWKQEVSLTTTQWSNTAHPLQDVPSPMKGPHD is encoded by the coding sequence ATGGAGACACCACGGCAACAGTCTCCGTGGCGTGAGCAGACGGCGAGCCGATGGCTCGAGGTTACCGATGCAACACTCCAGGTAGGACCGGCGTACGACTTTCTCAATCGGGTCGATGCTGGTGCCGTCGTCCTCTTCTCAGGAACCGTGCGTACCTACTCCGCTGAGATGGATGACGTAACCGCTATCAATTACGAGGCCTATCTCGACCTCGTTGCCGAGCGGTTCGGTGAGATCGCTACGACCATCGAGCGCAGCTTTGATGAGGTGCGCGCAGTCGTGCTCATCCACCGCATTGGCGAGGTGCTCCTGGGTGACTCCAGCGTGCTCGTCGGTTGTGCTGCCGGCCATCGTGACGCTGCCTTTGGAGCGGCGCGATATGGAATCGACACCATCAAGGTAGCCGCCCCAATTTGGAAACAAGAGGTGAGCTTGACCACCACCCAGTGGTCGAACACCGCCCATCCCTTGCAAGACGTACCATCCCCCATGAAAGGCCCCCATGACTGA